From a single Mobula birostris isolate sMobBir1 chromosome 13, sMobBir1.hap1, whole genome shotgun sequence genomic region:
- the LOC140207149 gene encoding uncharacterized protein, translating to MVHQRFHTGERPFTCSDCGKGFTQAFHLLRHQSAHTAERDFTCSDCGKRFSQSSYLQSHQRIHTGERPFTCSVCGKRFTHSSTLQKHQSVHTGERPFTCSVCGKRFTRSSTLQSHQRVHTGEKPFTCSECGKRFSQTSHLQRHQSVHTGERPFTCSDCGKRFTESSNLLVHQRVHTGEKLFTCSVCGKGFSQSSHLQRHQSVHTRERPFTCSVCGKRFTESSHLLVHQRVHTGEKLFTCSLCGKGFTRSSTLQNHQRAHTGEKPFTCSVCGKGFTQSSHLLVHQRVHTGEKPFTCSDCGKRFTESSQLLVHQRVHTGEKPFNCSDCGKRFRHSSTLQSHQRVHAGEKPFACSECGKRFTDSSSLQRHQRVHTGEKPFTCSECGKRFTDSSSLQRHQRVHTGEKPYTCSVCGKRFTQSSDLQSHQRVHTGEKPFTCSECGKRFTQSSHRLAHQSVHTRERPFTCSVCEKRFTNSSNLQRHQRVHTGEKPFTCSVCGKRFTRSSALQSHQRVHTGEKQFTCSECGKGFTQSSQLLAHQSVHSGEGPSL from the coding sequence atggtacaccagcgatttcacactggagagaggccgttcacctgctcagactgtgggaagggattcactcaggcatttcacctactgagacaccagtcagctcacactgcagagagagatttcacctgctcagactgtgggaagagattctcgcAGTCATCctacctacagagtcaccagcgaattcacactggagagaggccgttcacctgctcagtctgtgggaagagattcactcattcatccaccctacagaaacaccagtcagttcacaccggggagaggccgttcacctgctcagtctgtgggaagagattcactcggtcatccaccctacagagtcaccagcgagttcacactggggagaagccgttcacctgctcagaatgtggaaaGAGAttctctcagacatcccacctacagagacaccagtcagttcacactggagagaggccattcacctgctcagactgtgggaagagattcactgagtcatccaatttactggtacatcagcgagttcacactggggagaagctgttcacctgctcagtttgtgggaagggattctctcagtcatctcacctacagagacaccagtcagttcacaccagggagaggccgttcacctgctcagtctgtgggaagagattcactgagtcatcccacctactggtacatcagcgagttcatactggggagaagctgttcacctgctcactttgtgggaagggattcactcggtcatccaccctacagaatcatcagcgagctcacactggggagaagccattcacctgctcagtctgtgggaagggattcactcagtcatcccacctactggtacatcagcgagttcacactggggagaagccgttcacctgctcagactgtgggaagagattcactgagtcatcccagctcctggtacatcagcgagttcacactggggagaagccgttcaactgctcagactgtgggaagagattccgtCACTCTTCCACCCtccagagtcatcagcgagttcacgctggggagaagccgttcgcctgctcagaatgtgggaagagattcactgattcatccagcctacagagacaccagcgagttcacactggggagaagccgttcacctgctcagaatgtgggaagagattcactgattcatccagcctacagagacaccagcgagttcacactggggagaagccgtacacctgctcagtctgtgggaagaggttcactcagtcatctgacctacagagtcatcagcgagttcacactggggagaagccgttcacctgctcagaatgtgggaaaagattcactcagtcatcccaccgactggcacaccagtcagttcacacacgggagaggccgttcacctgctcagtctgtgagaagagattcaccaactcttccaacctacagagacaccagcgagtccacactggggagaagccattcacctgctcagtctgtgggaagagattcactcgatcatctgccctacagagtcaccagcgagttcacactggggagaagcagttcacctgctcagaatgtgggaaaggattcactcagtcatcccaactactggcacaccagtcagttcacagtggggagggACCGTCGTTATGA